A single Vulcanisaeta distributa DSM 14429 DNA region contains:
- the cas4 gene encoding CRISPR-associated protein Cas4 — protein sequence MLGRLLDRVKVFGVGDLPVELRGWSQEVREVSLEYLPTVSEAFSPCPTHRDVYVRRVLRLQPRINDSLSIGRALHELFLTPLRLVNRVGAGDVIEELSNLKAQLLSDLTKDLVDFGKVVFEASSRILMDLVYDGYPIPIAVEPSLEGTVIGFSDVIKPDLVIGSLPVEVVVSENPDYLARKELALADVVKELRLIITNERMPKGVGDARKCGYCAFRRLCKPA from the coding sequence GTGCTTGGTAGGTTGCTTGATAGGGTTAAGGTTTTTGGTGTTGGGGATTTGCCTGTGGAGCTTCGTGGTTGGTCTCAGGAGGTTAGGGAGGTTAGCCTTGAGTACCTGCCCACGGTGTCCGAGGCCTTCAGTCCCTGCCCAACCCATAGGGATGTGTATGTGAGAAGGGTGCTTAGGCTCCAGCCTAGGATTAATGATTCGCTGAGTATTGGTAGGGCGCTTCATGAGTTATTCCTGACACCCCTTAGGCTAGTCAATAGGGTTGGTGCCGGCGATGTTATTGAGGAATTGAGCAATTTAAAGGCACAGTTGCTGAGTGACTTAACGAAGGACCTTGTGGATTTCGGCAAGGTTGTCTTTGAGGCGTCCTCGAGGATACTAATGGACCTGGTCTACGACGGCTACCCAATCCCTATCGCCGTGGAGCCGAGTCTCGAGGGTACGGTGATCGGCTTCTCAGACGTAATAAAGCCCGACCTGGTCATTGGGTCCCTGCCTGTGGAGGTGGTTGTTTCGGAGAATCCCGATTACCTGGCTAGGAAGGAACTGGCGTTGGCGGATGTCGTGAAGGAGTTGAGGCTTATCATAACCAACGAAAGGATGCCCAAAGGGGTGGGTGATGCTCGTAAATGCGGTTACTGCGCCTTCCGACGGCTCTGCAAGCCAGCATAG
- a CDS encoding CRISPR-associated DxTHG motif protein, whose amino-acid sequence MGGVKRVYIATWGNPLEWRAVSYKCTDEDLCGSRERECRDTYSSIKCMSNADIYVIYVLDSVITASAGQQNPKAVECARKYSLCANNECSKLAPPSRVGDLSGWRDLVKGYIECIVRELLGDTRNVRVVVTSLRGRLGDWEFAGGNSPDLIASELLVGLWNSIKDLITDDERLYLFLDVTHGINFMPTLTYQMTRYIATLALIKGAGEVFIRVYNALPGSFEVIKLIYENMRQLVLPQEVTDEVVKALSYGALAVIPKVLSRNGACRENHINFQVDAEINHGERKVKYEHKGDIKPYNVYSKLIEEVLCGDNVFRQAVGRGGVIKLRDLMNHRLIDKLSDVARVVIQDELNDMYNAISKAVNLGLRVYDNYYSDIILPMCHEGFPRQCKCVGKEDMRNFIAHAGLLKNCTKIVKCDDDYCIAIDDEVLKCLK is encoded by the coding sequence ATGGGCGGCGTGAAGAGGGTTTACATAGCGACGTGGGGGAACCCGCTGGAGTGGAGAGCCGTTTCCTACAAATGCACTGATGAGGACTTATGTGGTTCAAGGGAGAGGGAGTGTAGGGATACGTATTCCTCAATCAAGTGCATGAGTAATGCTGATATTTACGTAATCTACGTGCTCGATAGCGTAATAACCGCATCGGCAGGACAGCAAAATCCAAAGGCTGTCGAGTGCGCCAGGAAATACTCACTATGCGCTAATAATGAATGCAGTAAGTTGGCTCCGCCAAGCAGGGTAGGCGATTTAAGTGGGTGGCGCGATTTAGTGAAGGGCTACATTGAGTGTATCGTCAGGGAATTACTGGGTGATACTCGTAATGTAAGGGTTGTGGTGACATCACTCAGGGGTCGATTAGGTGATTGGGAGTTCGCGGGTGGGAATAGCCCAGATTTAATAGCCAGTGAGTTGCTCGTTGGGCTTTGGAATAGTATTAAGGACTTAATTACGGATGATGAGCGTTTATACTTATTCCTAGACGTTACCCACGGCATAAACTTCATGCCAACGCTCACGTATCAAATGACCAGGTACATAGCCACACTAGCCCTGATAAAGGGCGCGGGTGAGGTTTTCATAAGGGTGTACAATGCGCTGCCAGGTAGTTTTGAGGTGATCAAGTTAATCTACGAAAATATGAGGCAACTGGTATTACCTCAGGAGGTAACTGATGAAGTCGTTAAGGCACTGTCCTACGGAGCATTGGCAGTAATACCAAAGGTACTAAGTAGGAACGGTGCATGCCGTGAGAATCACATTAATTTTCAGGTAGACGCCGAGATAAATCATGGGGAGAGGAAGGTCAAGTACGAACATAAAGGCGATATAAAGCCATACAACGTGTATTCAAAACTTATTGAGGAGGTGCTGTGTGGGGATAACGTGTTCAGACAGGCAGTGGGTAGAGGAGGTGTGATAAAACTCAGGGACTTAATGAATCATAGATTGATTGATAAACTTAGTGATGTTGCCAGGGTCGTAATTCAGGATGAATTGAACGACATGTACAATGCGATTTCTAAGGCTGTGAACCTGGGCTTGAGGGTTTATGACAATTATTACTCAGACATCATACTACCCATGTGTCATGAGGGCTTCCCCCGCCAATGTAAATGCGTGGGTAAGGAGGATATGAGGAACTTCATTGCCCATGCTGGGTTACTAAAGAACTGCACAAAGATTGTGAAATGCGATGATGACTACTGCATAGCAATAGATGATGAAGTACTAAAATGCCTAAAATAA
- the cas6 gene encoding CRISPR-associated endoribonuclease Cas6 gives MSLIFVFNFGVRSSSPIVLSGFTGSVTMSILLNVLNTIEPGLGDEVHARRGPKPVSVTPFMRGGRVLFRGVYVAPPGEELRFRVTVVGESLGLKLLNGLEGVRGVRIGSVDASLEVLGVEVFRVDDLWRVGGDRFRIEFLSPVRFAKRSTMGRRRKVRFDFCPSIVNILFTTVNHYSSVVGVGEGLRSWPYLLRWAYNYVYMRDLRGRVVATRHAGRPELGFIGSVEFEVRSKRQSRIQQLWHLLNYAELINVGTGRSMGFGVIRITTNQAQKQHEAQEPPVEEQ, from the coding sequence GTGTCCCTGATCTTCGTGTTTAATTTTGGTGTTAGGTCTTCATCACCCATTGTGCTCAGTGGGTTTACTGGCTCGGTGACCATGTCCATACTCCTCAATGTATTAAACACTATCGAGCCTGGCCTCGGTGATGAGGTTCATGCGAGGAGGGGTCCTAAGCCTGTCTCGGTGACGCCGTTCATGCGTGGTGGTAGGGTTTTGTTTAGGGGTGTTTACGTGGCGCCGCCTGGTGAGGAGTTGAGGTTTAGGGTTACGGTTGTTGGGGAGTCCCTGGGCCTTAAGCTCCTCAATGGGCTTGAGGGCGTTAGGGGCGTTAGGATTGGCAGTGTTGATGCGTCGCTTGAGGTCCTCGGTGTCGAGGTTTTTAGGGTTGATGATCTTTGGAGGGTTGGTGGTGATAGGTTTAGGATTGAGTTCCTGAGCCCCGTTAGGTTTGCCAAGAGGAGTACCATGGGTAGGAGGCGTAAAGTTAGGTTTGACTTCTGCCCGAGCATCGTGAATATACTGTTCACCACGGTGAACCACTACTCAAGCGTTGTTGGGGTTGGTGAGGGCTTGAGGTCCTGGCCATACCTACTCAGGTGGGCTTATAACTACGTGTACATGAGGGATTTGAGGGGTAGGGTTGTCGCCACGAGGCATGCGGGTAGGCCTGAACTGGGCTTCATCGGGTCTGTGGAGTTCGAGGTGAGGAGCAAGAGGCAGTCAAGGATTCAGCAGTTGTGGCACTTGCTGAATTATGCGGAGTTGATTAACGTGGGTACGGGAAGGAGCATGGGATTCGGAGTAATAAGAATAACAACAAACCAAGCACAAAAACAACACGAGGCGCAGGAACCACCGGTTGAGGAGCAGTAA
- a CDS encoding putative CRISPR-associated protein — protein MPLRIAVLSTVGTSLLGNLERNIDKLTLRSREVFGNRAKPPSRLPVDDELQRSFEEWSAKGGEVLEDAVKALSKDPAGFSAELNSIIAFIKSLPARHVISELRLQFYPTDTGTSRFCARAITEYLRRFQEDFRGLIGIPAYSALIIDEPIVLKGFGRGVEWFREGLTDLMDRFVSNIVRLRRDGYKVVVNPTGGFKPESAYLTVVAILAGAWRVVYAHETFREVVELPILPITLDSKYVKALSGRPTLDELRSVGLDPEDLRESGVIDIRNGEVEVREWFRRLVGLIG, from the coding sequence ATGCCCCTTAGAATCGCGGTATTATCCACCGTGGGCACAAGCCTCCTTGGAAACCTCGAGAGAAACATCGACAAACTAACCCTGAGGTCTAGGGAGGTCTTCGGAAATAGGGCTAAACCACCCAGTAGGTTACCCGTTGATGATGAGCTGCAGAGGTCGTTCGAGGAGTGGTCTGCCAAGGGTGGTGAGGTCCTCGAGGACGCGGTTAAGGCATTGAGCAAGGACCCGGCTGGCTTCAGTGCAGAGCTTAATTCCATAATTGCCTTTATCAAGTCGTTACCCGCAAGACACGTTATCAGCGAGTTGAGACTTCAGTTCTACCCAACGGACACGGGGACCTCCAGGTTCTGCGCAAGGGCCATAACGGAGTACTTAAGGAGGTTTCAGGAAGACTTCAGGGGCTTGATAGGCATACCTGCGTATTCCGCACTAATCATTGATGAGCCAATTGTCCTAAAGGGCTTCGGTAGGGGCGTTGAGTGGTTTAGGGAGGGGCTTACGGACTTGATGGATAGGTTCGTGAGCAACATAGTGAGGTTGAGGAGGGATGGTTATAAGGTCGTTGTGAACCCAACGGGTGGTTTCAAGCCCGAGTCAGCGTACCTAACGGTTGTTGCCATACTCGCTGGGGCTTGGAGGGTGGTCTATGCCCACGAGACGTTTAGGGAGGTCGTGGAACTACCAATACTACCAATAACCCTGGACAGCAAGTATGTAAAGGCATTGAGCGGGAGACCGACACTGGATGAGCTTAGGTCAGTCGGTCTAGACCCTGAGGACCTTAGGGAGAGTGGTGTGATAGACATTAGGAATGGTGAGGTAGAGGTTAGAGAGTGGTTCAGGAGGTTGGTTGGGCTTATCGGGTGA